A stretch of Camelina sativa cultivar DH55 chromosome 18, Cs, whole genome shotgun sequence DNA encodes these proteins:
- the LOC104760426 gene encoding probable zinc transporter 8 — translation MATTTQHMNQIFLVLLLISFAISPAISTVPKECETDPTDSCIDKTKALPLKIIAIVAILVTSMIGVTAPLFSRYVTFLHPGGKIFMIIKCFASGIILGTGFMHVLPDSFEMLSSPCLEDNPWHKFPFTGFVAMLSGLVTLAIDSIATSLYTKKAVADDSEERTTPMIIQIDHLPLTTKETSSTCSKQLLRYRVIAMVLELGIIVHSVVIGLSLGATNDTCTIKGLIAALCFHQMFEGMGLGGCILQAEYTNAKKFLMAFFFAVTTPFGIALGIALSSVYKDNSPTALITVGLLNACSAGLLIYMALVDLLAAEFMGSMLQGSVKLQLNCFGAALLGCGGMSVLAKWA, via the exons ATGGCTACGACAACACAACACATGAATCAAATCTTCCTCGTACTCCTACTAATCTCCTTCGCAATCTCTCCGGCAATCTCAACAGTTCCAAAAGAATGCGAGACCGACCCAACAGACTCTTGTATCGATAAAACCAAAGCCTTACCCCTCAAAATCATAGCAATCGTTGCCATCCTCGTGACAAGTATGATCGGAGTGACAGCTCCTCTCTTTAGCCGATATGTCACTTTCCTGCATCCAG GTGGTAAAATCTTTATGATCATCAAGTGTTTTGCATCCGGAATCATCCTAGGAACTGGTTTCATGCACGTTTTGCCCGATTCTTTCGAGATGTTGTCCTCTCCATGTCTTGAAGACAACCCATGGCACAAGTTTCCCTTCACGGGCTTTGTCGCTATGTTGTCCGGTCTTGTAACTCTCGCTATTGACTCTATTGCTACAAGTCTCTACACCAAGAAAGCTGTCGCTGACGACAGTGAAGAAAGGACTACTCCGATGATTATTCAAATCGATCATTTGCCTCTAACAACTAAAGAAACTAGCTCTACATGCTCAAAACAACTATTGCGGTACCGAGTTATCGCCATG GTGTTGGAGCTTGGGATAATAGTTCACTCAGTGGTCATTGGACTATCCCTAGGTGCAACCAACGACACATGCACCATTAAAGGTCTTATTGCAGCTCTTTGCTTTCATCAGATGTTCGAAGGCATGGGTCTCGGTGGTTGCATCCTCcag GCAGAGTATACAAATGCGAAGAAATTTTTGATGGCCTTCTTCTTTGCGGTTACAACACCGTTTGGAATCGCTCTTGGTATAGCCTTGTCGAGCGTTTACAAAGACAACAGTCCAACAGCCTTAATCACGGTCGGACTGCTCAATGCATGTTCAGCAGGGTTGCTAATTTACATGGCACTTGTTGATCTTCTAGCCGCAGAGTTTATGGGATCTATGCTCCAAGGAAGCGTCAAGCTTCAGCTTAATTGCTTCGGGGCAGCTTTGCTCGGTTGTGGTGGAATGTCAGTCCTAGCTAAGTGGGCGTAA
- the LOC104760427 gene encoding fe(2+) transport protein 1-like isoform X1, giving the protein MAASATTLMKLFFFAIILISCAVSPAMSTAPEECEAESTNPCVNKTKALPLKIISIVAILVTSMIGVSAPLFSRYVPFLHPDGNIFTIVKAFASGIILGTSFMHVLPDSFEMLSSECLEDDPWHKFPFTGFVAMLSALITLAIDSLATSFYSSKNGSEIVPSASNGDQERANPMITHGHSHGHGVTLTNKDDGSSQLLRYRVVAMVLELGIIVHSVVIGLSLGATNDTCTIKGLIAALCFHQMFEGMGLGGCILQAEYTNVKKFVMAFFFAVTTPFGIVLGISLSSVYRDNSPTALITVGLLNACSAGLLIYMALVDLLAAEFMGPKLQGSIKLQIKCFFAALLGCGGMSILAKWA; this is encoded by the exons atggCAGCTTCGGCTACAACACTtatgaagctcttcttcttcgccatAATTCTTATCAGCTGTGCCGTATCTCCGGCAATGTCAACGGCGCCAGAAGAATGTGAAGCGGAGTCAACTAATCCATGCGTCAACAAGACTAAAGCCTTACCTCTAAAAATCATATCCATTGTAGCCATCCTCGTGACCAGCATGATAGGTGTCTCGGCTCCTCTCTTCAGCCGATACGTTCCTTTCCTCCATCCCGACGGAAACATTTTCACAATTGTCAAGGCTTTTGCATCCGGAATCATCCTCGGAACAAGTTTCATGCACGTGTTACCAGATTCTTTTGAGATGTTGTCATCAGAATGCTTAGAGGATGATCCATGGCACAAGTTCCCATTCACAGGATTTGTCGCTATGTTGTCGGCCCTCATCACTCTAGCCATTGACTCCCTGGCGACTAGCTTCTACTCTAGCAAGAACGGTAGTGAGATTGTACCTTCTGCTAGTAACGGTGATCAGGAGAGAGCCAATCCGATGATAACTCATGGTCATAGTCATGGTCATGGCGTTACACTAACTAATAAAGATGATGGCTCTTCACAGTTATTGCGGTACCGTGTTGTTGCTATG GTGTTGGAGCTTGGAATTATAGTTCACTCCGTAGTCATTGGACTATCCCTAGGTGCAACAAATGACACATGCACTATAAAGGGTCTTATAGCAGCTCTTTGCTTCCATCAAATGTTTGAAGGTATGGGTCTCGGCGGCTGCATCCTCCAG GCGGAATATACGAATGTAAAAAAGTTTGTGATGGCCTTCTTTTTTGCGGTTACAACACCATTTGGAATCGTTTTAGGGATTTCATTGTCGAGCGTTTACAGGGATAATAGCCCGACCGCATTGATCACTGTTGGACTGCTTAACGCGTGCTCAGCAGGACTGCTCATCTACATGGCCCTCGTCGACCTTTTAGCGGCTGAGTTCATGGGACCAAAGCTACAAGGCAGCATCAAGCTTCAAATCAAGTGTTTCTTTGCCGCTCTACTTGGCTGCGGTGGCATGTCAATCCTCGCCAAATGGGCTTAA
- the LOC104760427 gene encoding fe(2+) transport protein 1-like isoform X2: MAASATTLMKLFFFAIILISCAVSPAMSTAPEECEAESTNPCVNKTKALPLKIISIVAILVTSMIGVSAPLFSRYVPFLHPDGNIFTIVKAFASGIILGTSFMHVLPDSFEMLSSECLEDDPWHKFPFTGFVAMLSALITLAIDSLATSFYSSKNANPMITHGHSHGHGVTLTNKDDGSSQLLRYRVVAMVLELGIIVHSVVIGLSLGATNDTCTIKGLIAALCFHQMFEGMGLGGCILQAEYTNVKKFVMAFFFAVTTPFGIVLGISLSSVYRDNSPTALITVGLLNACSAGLLIYMALVDLLAAEFMGPKLQGSIKLQIKCFFAALLGCGGMSILAKWA, from the exons atggCAGCTTCGGCTACAACACTtatgaagctcttcttcttcgccatAATTCTTATCAGCTGTGCCGTATCTCCGGCAATGTCAACGGCGCCAGAAGAATGTGAAGCGGAGTCAACTAATCCATGCGTCAACAAGACTAAAGCCTTACCTCTAAAAATCATATCCATTGTAGCCATCCTCGTGACCAGCATGATAGGTGTCTCGGCTCCTCTCTTCAGCCGATACGTTCCTTTCCTCCATCCCGACGGAAACATTTTCACAATTGTCAAGGCTTTTGCATCCGGAATCATCCTCGGAACAAGTTTCATGCACGTGTTACCAGATTCTTTTGAGATGTTGTCATCAGAATGCTTAGAGGATGATCCATGGCACAAGTTCCCATTCACAGGATTTGTCGCTATGTTGTCGGCCCTCATCACTCTAGCCATTGACTCCCTGGCGACTAGCTTCTACTCTAGCAAGAACG CCAATCCGATGATAACTCATGGTCATAGTCATGGTCATGGCGTTACACTAACTAATAAAGATGATGGCTCTTCACAGTTATTGCGGTACCGTGTTGTTGCTATG GTGTTGGAGCTTGGAATTATAGTTCACTCCGTAGTCATTGGACTATCCCTAGGTGCAACAAATGACACATGCACTATAAAGGGTCTTATAGCAGCTCTTTGCTTCCATCAAATGTTTGAAGGTATGGGTCTCGGCGGCTGCATCCTCCAG GCGGAATATACGAATGTAAAAAAGTTTGTGATGGCCTTCTTTTTTGCGGTTACAACACCATTTGGAATCGTTTTAGGGATTTCATTGTCGAGCGTTTACAGGGATAATAGCCCGACCGCATTGATCACTGTTGGACTGCTTAACGCGTGCTCAGCAGGACTGCTCATCTACATGGCCCTCGTCGACCTTTTAGCGGCTGAGTTCATGGGACCAAAGCTACAAGGCAGCATCAAGCTTCAAATCAAGTGTTTCTTTGCCGCTCTACTTGGCTGCGGTGGCATGTCAATCCTCGCCAAATGGGCTTAA
- the LOC104763102 gene encoding uncharacterized protein At1g43920, Chloroplastic-like produces the protein MSSSSETSVIIGDRGLPSKCVCGERVLKFTSKTQDNPGRPFFRCISKRDASSWTSKRDGHLFKWVEDAIYEDIEDALPKLGIMANEIVKAKAEINELNVAMQELKDDAMQRKRDICKFKLLWKMCFLWLCVITIFIVYLMVGNVKQPKFVLGY, from the exons ATGAGTTCTAGCTCGGAGACGTCGGTGATAATCGGTGATCGTGGATTGCCCTCGAAGTGTGTATGTGGTGAAAGGGTATTGAAATTTACATCAAAAACTCAAGATAATCCTGGCCGACCGTTCTTCCGTTGCATCAGCAAACGAGATGCAAGCTCATGGACAAGCAAGAGAGAT GGTCACTTATTTAAGTGGGTGGAGGATGCTATCTATGAGGATATTGAAGATGCATTACCAAAACTAGGAATTATGGCAAACGAGATTGTTAAAGCCAAAGCTGAGATAAATGAGCTCAATGTTGCTATGCAAGAGTTGAAGGATGATGCAATGCAAAGGAAAAGAGACATATGCAAGTTTAAACTGTTGTGGAAAATGTGTTTTCTGTGGCTTTGTGTAATAACAATTTTCATTGTTTACCTTATGGTTGGTAATGTAAAACAACCCAAGTTTGTTCTCGGTTATTAG